The Candidatus Nanopelagicus abundans genome includes a region encoding these proteins:
- the hemW gene encoding radical SAM family heme chaperone HemW, giving the protein MNLAFYIHIPYCVKRCGYCDFNTYTPAELQLTEGLTQISNSYIDLLVKEIEFARNQVGESAIVPSIFFGGGTPSLMEASDIKRVITAISEQFKLDPIAEVTLETNPDTVTKEKLKQFYDAGVNRISFGMQSSVPHVLKTLDRTHNPENLPQVTKWATEVGFKEISVDLIYGTPGESKQDWQQSINSALALPISHISAYALIVEEGTKLAAQIKRGEITKPDDDLTAEKYIMADKAFTTAGFNWYELSNWAKPNSQSKHNLAYWLGHNWWGAGPGAHSHINGKRFWNVKHPNLYKQKIQANETVILDSEVLKGSQIESERLMLSIRLPQGLEKNTLNNQQILELTDYVNSGHLDQENWNLGRATLTLDGRLIADRIVREILL; this is encoded by the coding sequence GTGAACCTAGCCTTTTATATTCATATCCCATATTGCGTTAAACGGTGTGGTTACTGTGATTTTAATACATACACACCTGCTGAGCTGCAGTTAACTGAAGGGTTAACGCAAATATCTAACTCTTATATTGATCTATTAGTTAAAGAGATAGAATTTGCAAGAAATCAAGTTGGCGAAAGTGCCATAGTTCCATCAATATTTTTTGGTGGCGGTACCCCTTCTCTTATGGAAGCATCTGATATTAAGCGGGTAATTACTGCCATTAGTGAGCAATTTAAATTAGACCCAATTGCTGAAGTAACACTTGAGACTAATCCTGACACTGTTACAAAAGAAAAACTAAAGCAATTTTATGATGCTGGAGTAAATCGAATTTCATTTGGCATGCAGTCCTCAGTTCCACATGTTTTAAAAACACTCGATAGAACCCATAATCCAGAGAATTTACCGCAGGTAACTAAGTGGGCTACTGAGGTTGGCTTTAAAGAAATTTCCGTTGATTTAATTTATGGCACACCGGGTGAGAGCAAGCAAGATTGGCAACAATCAATTAATTCAGCACTAGCGCTACCTATATCTCACATTTCTGCTTATGCTCTAATTGTTGAAGAAGGTACAAAACTAGCAGCACAAATTAAGCGTGGTGAGATTACAAAACCAGATGATGATTTAACTGCTGAGAAGTACATAATGGCAGATAAAGCTTTTACAACAGCTGGGTTTAATTGGTATGAGTTAAGTAATTGGGCTAAACCGAATTCACAAAGTAAACACAATTTAGCTTATTGGCTAGGTCATAATTGGTGGGGAGCAGGCCCAGGTGCTCATTCTCATATAAATGGAAAAAGGTTTTGGAATGTTAAGCATCCAAATTTATATAAACAAAAAATTCAGGCTAATGAAACAGTAATTTTAGACTCTGAAGTATTAAAAGGTTCACAGATAGAAAGTGAAAGATTAATGCTTTCAATTAGATTGCCCCAGGGATTAGAAAAAAATACATTAAATAATCAGCAGATTTTGGAATTAACAGATTATGTAAATAGTGGCCACCTTGATCAAGAAAATTGGAATCTGGGACGAGCAACTTTGACCCTAGATGGGCGTCTCATCGCCGATCGTATCGTCCGCGAAATACTGTTGTAG